In one Candidatus Nanopelagicus limnes genomic region, the following are encoded:
- a CDS encoding ABC-F family ATP-binding cassette domain-containing protein produces the protein MISTNALELRAAAKLLVKDVTVRINHGDRIGFVGRNGAGKSTLAKVLAGETMPAGGAVNRTGKIGYLPQDPRTGEDQGSVIDRILSVRELDLISKRMRAVEEEMSTAQGSELEKAMERYTRVEHEFSTAGGYAAAAEAEAIASSLGVPNNLFDQQLSALSGGQRRRIELARILFSGAQTLILDEPTNHLDADSIVWLREFLLKYPGGLVIISHDVNLIETVVNKVFYLDANRNVIDVYNMTWKNYLQQREADEHRRKKERAIAEKKAEILQKQAEKFRAKKDKAASARAMFRRADQLLSGLEAVRKNDRVAKLRFPTPSPCGKTPITASELSKSYGSLEIFTDVELAIDKGSRVVILGLNGAGKTTLLRILAGDLEPDTGHVEAGHGLKIGYYAQEHETLDYERTILENMLSATKEIREPEARNVLGSFLFTGDDVHKPVKVLSGGERTRLALALLVVSAANVLLLDEPTNNLDPASREEILGALTEYQGAVILVSHDAGAVEALKPERVLLLPDGDEDLWKEEYFDLVTID, from the coding sequence TTGATATCAACTAACGCCCTAGAACTTCGTGCTGCCGCCAAGCTTTTGGTTAAAGATGTAACTGTTCGAATTAATCATGGTGATCGAATTGGTTTTGTTGGAAGAAATGGTGCCGGCAAATCCACACTTGCAAAGGTACTAGCTGGTGAAACCATGCCAGCAGGAGGTGCGGTAAACCGAACTGGAAAAATTGGTTATCTGCCTCAAGATCCTAGAACTGGTGAAGATCAAGGCAGTGTGATTGATCGAATTCTTTCGGTGAGAGAGTTAGATCTAATTTCAAAACGGATGCGCGCTGTTGAAGAGGAAATGTCTACTGCGCAAGGATCTGAGTTAGAAAAAGCAATGGAGCGATACACCCGCGTGGAGCACGAGTTTTCAACCGCAGGTGGCTATGCCGCAGCAGCAGAGGCAGAGGCAATTGCATCCTCCCTTGGTGTGCCAAATAATTTGTTTGATCAGCAATTAAGCGCTTTATCTGGTGGTCAGCGGCGAAGAATTGAATTGGCCAGAATCCTATTTTCTGGTGCTCAAACATTAATTTTGGATGAGCCCACCAACCATTTAGATGCCGATTCCATAGTTTGGCTACGGGAATTTCTACTTAAGTACCCAGGTGGATTGGTAATCATCTCTCACGATGTTAATTTGATTGAAACTGTTGTTAATAAGGTTTTCTACCTTGATGCCAATCGCAACGTTATTGATGTTTACAACATGACTTGGAAAAACTACCTTCAGCAACGCGAGGCGGATGAGCACAGAAGAAAGAAAGAGCGTGCGATTGCTGAGAAGAAAGCAGAGATACTGCAAAAGCAAGCTGAAAAGTTTCGTGCGAAAAAGGATAAAGCGGCATCAGCAAGAGCTATGTTTAGAAGGGCAGATCAACTTCTCTCCGGTTTAGAGGCTGTACGAAAGAATGACCGAGTTGCAAAACTAAGATTTCCAACTCCCTCTCCTTGCGGCAAAACTCCTATAACAGCTTCAGAGTTATCAAAATCTTATGGCTCACTTGAAATCTTCACCGATGTTGAATTAGCAATTGATAAAGGCTCTCGAGTTGTAATTTTAGGATTAAACGGCGCTGGTAAGACAACTTTGCTTCGAATTCTGGCCGGTGATTTAGAGCCTGATACTGGTCATGTTGAGGCTGGCCATGGTTTGAAGATTGGTTACTACGCCCAGGAGCATGAAACTTTAGATTATGAGCGAACTATTTTAGAAAATATGTTAAGTGCAACTAAGGAGATTCGTGAGCCAGAGGCGCGTAATGTGCTCGGTTCATTCCTATTTACTGGTGATGATGTGCATAAACCAGTTAAGGTTTTAAGTGGCGGTGAGCGAACCAGATTAGCGTTAGCTTTATTGGTGGTTAGTGCGGCAAATGTATTACTTCTAGATGAGCCAACAAATAACTTAGATCCAGCTTCGAGAGAGGAAATCTTAGGAGCATTGACTGAGTACCAGGGCGCCGTGATTTTAGTTTCGCATGATGCTGGCGCAGTTGAAGCATTAAAACCAGAACGAGTTCTACTTCTACCTGATGGTGATGAAGATCTTTGGAAAGAGGAGTACTTCGATCTAGTTACAATCGATTAA
- a CDS encoding DUF7455 domain-containing protein has translation MSSQITMEQTPLNSLDRCDRCGAQAYVRAILVSGGQLLFCSHHAKSYAEGLKPVAAVIQDETQKLANQAAN, from the coding sequence ATGAGTAGCCAGATCACAATGGAGCAAACCCCATTGAACTCACTAGATAGGTGTGACCGTTGTGGTGCACAAGCCTATGTTCGTGCCATTTTAGTTTCAGGTGGTCAATTACTATTTTGTTCCCACCACGCAAAATCCTACGCTGAAGGTTTAAAGCCAGTTGCGGCCGTCATCCAAGATGAAACCCAAAAACTAGCTAATCAAGCAGCTAACTAA
- the sepH gene encoding septation protein SepH produces MNEPTDLRLTGRSADGAELELVDQVGNQFSLRISDTLRATVNQPRLSAVSNIDEVVTTTVKEVQARLRGGESIDSISRTTDWSIEKIENYAGPILQERAFIISQALATQIRREPHAPYLETAVANQLAPRGVDMNTIEWNTLRLPDGNWELTLYYPLRDGSPSEAMGEAVWLFNLGRRALSAHDDGARWIGGEAKPKAATQTFGNIPQTEAPRLVSIKEDVAPYAPTPLVAVDDVEDEEKRDGVTRRIKIPSWDDIMFGKKDED; encoded by the coding sequence ATGAATGAACCAACCGATCTACGTTTAACCGGGCGATCTGCCGATGGCGCAGAGCTTGAGTTGGTTGATCAAGTTGGAAATCAGTTCTCACTTCGTATCTCCGACACATTGCGCGCCACAGTAAATCAACCACGTCTTTCTGCTGTAAGTAATATTGATGAGGTTGTAACCACAACTGTTAAAGAGGTGCAGGCAAGGTTACGAGGTGGTGAATCTATTGATTCCATCTCTCGCACAACCGATTGGTCAATTGAGAAAATTGAAAATTACGCTGGTCCAATTTTGCAAGAGCGAGCATTTATCATTTCTCAAGCACTTGCCACCCAAATTCGTCGCGAACCGCATGCACCATATTTAGAGACAGCAGTTGCTAATCAATTAGCACCAAGAGGTGTTGATATGAATACGATTGAGTGGAATACATTGCGCTTACCCGATGGCAATTGGGAGTTAACTCTTTACTATCCACTGCGTGATGGTTCACCGAGTGAGGCAATGGGTGAGGCAGTTTGGTTATTTAATTTAGGTCGTAGAGCACTTTCAGCTCATGATGATGGCGCAAGATGGATTGGTGGCGAAGCTAAACCAAAGGCAGCTACTCAAACCTTTGGAAATATTCCACAAACCGAAGCACCACGTTTGGTATCAATTAAAGAAGATGTTGCACCTTACGCGCCAACACCATTAGTTGCAGTTGATGATGTTGAAGATGAAGAAAAACGAGATGGTGTGACTAGGAGAATTAAGATTCCATCTTGGGATGACATTATGTTTGGCAAAAAGGATGAGGACTAA
- a CDS encoding CDGSH iron-sulfur domain-containing protein, producing the protein MSDKTKMQIKKNGSIRVTGEVDFVDADGKVLETKTDFSLCRCGHSKEKPFCDGSHRDAGFVAE; encoded by the coding sequence ATGAGCGATAAAACAAAAATGCAGATTAAGAAAAATGGATCAATTCGGGTAACTGGCGAGGTTGATTTTGTTGATGCCGATGGAAAAGTTCTTGAAACTAAAACAGATTTTTCACTTTGCCGATGTGGTCACTCCAAGGAGAAGCCATTTTGCGATGGTAGCCACCGCGACGCTGGGTTTGTTGCAGAATAA
- a CDS encoding alkaline phosphatase family protein, with protein MSNKTFGLADLTNSIFNSLSVSQTTDTLGIGQQEQRECLILIDGLGQDAVDRYGDEFEIFSELKQVKNLSANFPSTTATSLSTLGTGVLPGVHGMLGYTVRVPRSDNRLLNALKWDERVDPVMWQKVPTLFQRAVADGVSVTHVAAKRYEGSGFTQAALRGAKYVGANGIDEMVLAVALALKAQPSFVYTYLNTLDSAGHSDGVGSDKWLNALSQVSEFISKVKSSVPAGTRVWVTSDHGMVNSTQQLILGQDNDLLKNVTLIGGEPRARHIYIKEGAESETISQWQEQLAGRAQVLSKESAISSGLFGEVVSQDSTERMGDLIAIAQNDLILIDPDRIREESSMVGHHGGVTNTEVEIPLLLG; from the coding sequence TTGAGCAATAAAACATTTGGTTTAGCAGATCTAACTAATTCAATCTTTAATTCACTTTCAGTAAGCCAAACAACTGACACTTTAGGTATTGGCCAGCAAGAACAACGTGAATGCTTAATTTTAATTGATGGCCTAGGTCAAGATGCTGTTGATCGATATGGTGATGAATTTGAAATATTTAGCGAGCTAAAACAGGTTAAAAACCTATCGGCAAATTTCCCATCAACTACTGCAACTAGTCTTTCAACTCTTGGAACTGGTGTATTACCTGGCGTGCATGGAATGCTTGGCTACACAGTTCGGGTGCCACGAAGTGATAACCGATTATTAAATGCCCTTAAATGGGATGAACGTGTTGATCCAGTAATGTGGCAAAAAGTTCCAACTCTTTTCCAGCGCGCTGTTGCAGATGGCGTTAGCGTTACTCATGTTGCAGCAAAGCGTTATGAAGGAAGTGGTTTCACTCAAGCGGCTTTGCGGGGAGCAAAGTATGTTGGCGCTAATGGCATTGATGAGATGGTGTTAGCAGTTGCTTTGGCATTAAAGGCACAACCATCTTTTGTTTACACATATTTAAATACTTTAGATTCAGCAGGCCATAGCGATGGCGTTGGTTCAGATAAGTGGCTCAATGCCTTATCTCAAGTGAGTGAATTTATCTCTAAAGTTAAATCATCCGTGCCAGCGGGAACTCGAGTGTGGGTGACCTCAGATCATGGAATGGTAAATAGCACCCAGCAACTTATTCTGGGTCAAGATAATGACTTACTAAAGAATGTGACTTTAATTGGTGGTGAGCCAAGGGCTAGACATATTTATATTAAAGAAGGTGCTGAGAGTGAAACTATTTCGCAATGGCAAGAACAGCTCGCGGGTAGGGCGCAAGTTTTAAGTAAGGAGTCTGCAATCTCCTCAGGTTTATTTGGTGAAGTAGTTTCGCAAGATTCAACTGAGCGAATGGGAGATCTAATTGCGATTGCCCAAAATGATTTGATCTTGATAGATCCTGATCGAATTAGAGAAGAGAGTTCAATGGTTGGCCATCATGGTGGTGTTACAAATACTGAAGTTGAGATACCGCTCTTACTTGGTTAG
- a CDS encoding DNA gyrase/topoisomerase IV subunit B, with product MATKSAKTDDGTSAAIISSYTAKDLSVLEGLDAVRKRPGMYIGTTDSRGLMHCLWEIIDNAVDEALAGHCQKIEINLEADGSVEVHDDGRGIPVDKEPKTGLTGVEVVMTKLHAGGKFGGGSYAASGGLHGVGASVVNALASRLDVEVDRDGKIYWMSFKRGHAGIFEGEGINASFTEKSGLRVIGKVSAKVTGTRIKWWFDKQIFLKEAELAIEDIYARARQTSYLVPGLTLIVNDSRTKAKTTETFFHKGGISEFCTFLRPDDPVGEVIRISGTGAYTENVPVLDEKGHMTPTEVEREMGVDIAMQWGNGYDATVASFVNIISTPKGGTHVAGFEKAITKVVNDALRATKTLKNNEADVIKDDVQEGLTAVVTVRMSEPQFEGQTKEVLGTAAASKIVGQVVADEMKAFFNTTKRIDKATGRLILEKIANASRTRISARAHKDLQRRKNALESSSLPTKLSDCRSDDPTRTELFIVEGDSALGTTKAARNSEFQAILPIRGKILNVQKASLSQMLENNECASIIQVIGAGSGKSFDINDARYGRVILMSDADVDGAHIRCLLLTLFNSYMRPLVEAGRVFAAIPPLHRIDVIGGKKGELHYTYTDDEMKKVIAQLKKDGKRWKEPIQRYKGLGEMDADQLRETTMDPNHRTLRRITMKDVTKAEAMFELLMGNEVAPRKDFISNADIDRERIDA from the coding sequence GTGGCAACCAAAAGCGCAAAAACTGATGATGGCACCTCAGCTGCAATTATCAGCAGCTACACAGCCAAGGATTTATCTGTCCTTGAAGGATTAGATGCAGTTCGCAAACGCCCGGGTATGTATATCGGCACCACTGATTCACGTGGTCTTATGCATTGCCTTTGGGAAATTATTGATAACGCAGTTGATGAAGCATTAGCAGGTCATTGCCAAAAAATCGAAATTAATTTAGAAGCAGATGGTTCAGTTGAAGTGCATGATGATGGTCGTGGTATTCCAGTTGATAAGGAACCAAAGACTGGATTAACTGGTGTTGAAGTTGTAATGACAAAACTACATGCTGGTGGAAAATTTGGTGGCGGATCTTATGCAGCCTCTGGTGGCTTGCATGGTGTCGGCGCCTCCGTTGTTAACGCCCTTGCCTCTCGTCTTGATGTTGAGGTTGATCGCGATGGAAAAATTTATTGGATGTCCTTTAAACGTGGTCATGCTGGAATATTTGAAGGTGAAGGAATTAACGCATCCTTTACTGAAAAATCAGGGTTGCGGGTAATTGGCAAGGTTTCTGCCAAGGTAACTGGCACCAGAATTAAGTGGTGGTTTGATAAACAAATTTTCTTAAAGGAAGCAGAGCTTGCAATTGAAGATATTTATGCCAGAGCCAGACAAACTTCCTACCTAGTTCCGGGTTTAACCTTAATTGTTAATGACAGTAGAACTAAGGCGAAAACTACTGAGACTTTTTTCCATAAGGGTGGCATATCTGAGTTCTGCACCTTCTTGCGTCCTGATGATCCAGTTGGTGAAGTAATTAGAATCTCTGGAACTGGTGCATACACAGAAAATGTTCCAGTACTGGACGAGAAGGGTCATATGACCCCAACTGAGGTAGAGCGTGAGATGGGCGTTGATATTGCAATGCAGTGGGGCAATGGTTATGACGCAACTGTTGCATCCTTTGTAAACATTATTTCAACACCAAAGGGTGGTACCCATGTTGCTGGGTTTGAAAAGGCAATCACTAAAGTTGTTAATGACGCACTTCGTGCCACCAAGACTTTAAAAAATAATGAAGCAGATGTAATCAAAGATGATGTGCAAGAAGGTTTAACTGCTGTTGTCACAGTTCGAATGTCAGAACCGCAGTTTGAAGGACAAACTAAAGAAGTATTAGGAACAGCTGCAGCAAGCAAGATTGTTGGGCAAGTTGTTGCCGATGAGATGAAGGCATTTTTCAACACGACCAAGCGAATTGATAAGGCAACTGGTCGCCTAATACTAGAAAAAATTGCCAATGCTTCAAGAACTAGAATTTCAGCTAGAGCACATAAAGATTTGCAGCGCAGAAAGAACGCACTGGAGAGCTCATCTTTGCCAACCAAATTATCTGATTGCAGATCAGATGATCCAACAAGAACTGAGTTATTTATTGTTGAGGGTGATTCCGCTCTGGGCACTACCAAAGCTGCTAGAAACTCAGAGTTTCAAGCAATCTTGCCTATTCGCGGCAAGATATTAAATGTTCAGAAGGCATCACTTTCGCAGATGCTGGAAAATAATGAGTGCGCATCAATCATTCAGGTAATCGGCGCAGGCAGTGGAAAATCCTTTGATATTAATGATGCCCGGTATGGCCGAGTTATTTTGATGTCAGATGCTGATGTTGATGGCGCCCATATTCGTTGCTTACTCCTTACACTTTTTAATTCTTATATGCGTCCATTGGTTGAGGCGGGCAGAGTATTTGCTGCTATCCCACCACTGCACCGTATTGATGTAATTGGTGGCAAAAAGGGCGAGCTTCATTACACCTACACAGATGATGAGATGAAAAAAGTCATTGCCCAGTTAAAGAAGGATGGCAAGAGATGGAAGGAGCCAATCCAGCGTTATAAAGGATTAGGTGAGATGGATGCTGATCAACTACGTGAGACAACAATGGATCCAAACCATCGCACGCTTCGAAGAATTACCATGAAGGATGTTACAAAAGCTGAGGCGATGTTTGAATTGCTAATGGGTAATGAGGTTGCACCTCGAAAAGACTTTATTTCAAATGCAGATATTGATCGGGAGCGAATCGACGCTTAA